In Chaetodon auriga isolate fChaAug3 chromosome 22, fChaAug3.hap1, whole genome shotgun sequence, the genomic window ggattattttattttgaatgttcATAGAAGGCTGATTAcactcaaaagaaaacaatcctaACTATTTCggaatgttttcttttgctaacattagcatgctagtgTTAAGTTGCTAATACCATCATGTACacgcttgtttgttttgttttgaatgttcATAGAAGGACACAAAGCCATATGATATCATGACATCAAAGTCATGATCAAAGGATCTTTGATTACCCGCGACTGCTTTCATCCCTTTGCTGTTGATGCACATCAAAGGCACACATAGTGTATATATAGCCTTGTGAGGTGAATAATTTTCACATCAAACACTAACTACAATTTTCAGGAGATAGACAAACTGCGACATATCTACGAATAATTTCAGAGGTTAATAGGACTACTAACAAAGTATCAATGACAGACGATAATTTAAACAATCCCCAGTGCCTCCTCTCTGGAGCCCCAGAGcaaagcacacagagagaggagagcgtCATGAAGACTGACGCTGCAGAACACCAGCCgcagagcacacagagagaggagagcgtCATGAAGACTGACGCTGCAGAACACCAGCCgcagagcacacagagagaggagagcgtCATGAAGACTGACGCTGCAGAACACCAGCCGCAGAGCACACAGTCTCCCGCACAACCCCGCGGGAGAACAaggaccagagaggagaggccGCCCTGGAGACACTGGGGGCACCACCCCAGCAAGCACTGGCTTACGCCCCCGAGAGGGCAAGGAGCGGAGAGGGGAGGCCACCCTGGAGACCCCCGCTGCAGAACCCCAGCCGGAGAGCGCACAGCCCCCCGCAGAGCCAGCACCGGAGACACTAGGCCGCCCTGGAGACAGTGGTGGCACAACACCAGCAAACACTGGTTTACGCCCCCGAGAGGGCAAGGAGCGGAGAGGGGAGGCCGCCCTGGAGACCCCCGCTGCAGAACCCCAGCCGGAGAGCGCACAGCCCCCCGCAGAGCCAGCACCGGAGACACTAGGCCGCCCTGGAGACAGTGGTGGCACAACCCCAGCAAGCACCGGTTTACGCCCCCGAGAGGGCAAGGAGCGGAGAGGGGAGGCCGCCCTGGAGACCCCCGCTGCAGAACCCCAGCCGGAGAGCGCACAGCCCCCCGCAGAGCCAGCACCGGAGACACTAGGCCGCCCTGGAGACAGTGGTGGCACAACACCAGCAAGCACTGGCTTACGCCCCCGAGAGGGCAAGGAGCGGAGAGGGGAGGCCGCCCTGGAGACCCCCGCTGCAGAACCCCAGCCGGAGAGCGCACAGCCCCCCGCAGAGCCAGCACCGGAGACTCTAGGCCGCCCTGGAGACAGTTGCGGCACCACCCCAGCAAGCACTGGCTTACGCCCCCGAGAGGGCAAGGAGCGGAGAGGGGAGGCCGCCCTGGAGACCCCCACTGCAGAACCCCAGCCGGAGAGCGCACAGCCCCCCGCAGAGCCAGCACCGGAGACACTAGGCCGCCCTGGAGACAGTCGCGGCACCACCCCAGCAAGCACTGGCTTACGCCCCCGAGAGGGCAAGGAGCGGAGAGGGGAGGCCGCCCTGGAGACCTCCGCTGCAGAACCCCAGCCGGAGAGCGCACAGCCCCCCGCAGAGCCAGCACCGGAGACACTAGGCCGCCCTGGAGACAGTCGCGGCACCACCCCAGCAAGCACTGGCTTACGCCCCCGAGAGGGCAAGGAGCGGAGAGGGGAGGCCGCCCTGGAGACCCCCGCTGCAGAACCCCAGCCGGAGAGCGCACAGCCCCCCGCAGAGCCAGCACCGGAGACACTAGGCCGCCCTGGAGACAGTCGCGGCACCACCCCAGCAAGAACTGGCTTACGCCCCCGAGAGGGCAAGGAGCGGAGAGGGGAGGCCGCCATGGAGACCCCCGCTGCAGAACCCCAGCCGGAGAGCGCACAGCCCCCCGCAGAGCCAGCAACGGAGACACTAGGCCGCCCTGGAGACAGTCGCGGCACCACCCCAGCAAGCACTGGCTTACGCCCCCGAGAGGGCAAGGAGCGGAGAAGGGAGGCCGCCCTGGAGACCCCCGCTGCAGAACACCAGCCGGAGAGCGCACAGCCCCCCGCAAAGACAGCACCGGAGACACTAGGCCGCCCTGGAGACAGTCGCGGCACCACCCCAGCAAGCACTGGCTTTCGCCCCCGAGAGGGCAAGGAGCGGAGAAGGGAGGCCGCCCTGGAGACCCCTGCTGCAGAACACCAGCCGGAGAGCGCACAGCCCCCCGCAGAGACAGCACCGGAGACACTAGGCCGCCCTGGAGACAGTCGCTGCACCACCCCAGCAAGCACTGGCTTACGCCCCCGAGAGGGCAAGGAGCGGAGAGGGGAGGCCGCCCTGGAGACCCCTGCTGCAGAACACCAGCCGGAGAGCGCACAGCCCCCCGGAGAGCCAACACCAGAGACACTAGGCCGCCCTGGAGACAGCCGCTGCACCACCCCAGCAAGAACTGGCTGTCGCCCACGAAAGGGCGAGGAGCGGATACGGGAGTCTGCCCTGGAGACTCCCGCTGCAGAACCTCAGCCGGAGAGCACACAGCCCCCCAGAGAGACAGCACCAGAGAGAGTAGGCCTCCCTGGAGTTTAGATGGGAGGCCGCCATGGAGTCTCCCGCTGCACCACCCCAGCAAGCACTGGCTTTCGCTCTGGAGAGGGCGAGGAGCGGAGAGGGGAGGCTGCCCGGGAGACTCCCGCTGCAGAACCCCAGCCGGAGAGCGCACAGTCTCCCGTACAGCCCCCTGGAGAGCCAGGAGCAGAGAGTGGAGGCCGCCCTGGAGACTAGAGGGGAGGCCGCCCTGGAGACTGCCGCTGCACCACCCCAGGAAGCACTGGCTTTCGCTCTGGAGAGGGCGAGTAGCAGAGAGGGGAGGCCGCCTGGGAGACTCCCGCTGCAGAACAACAGCCGGAGAGCGCACAGTCTCCCGTACAGCCCCCTGGAGAGCCAGGAGCAGAGGGTGGAGGCCGCCCTGGAGACTAGAGGGGAGGCCGCACTGGAGACTGCCGCTGCACCACCCCAGCAAGCACTGGCTTTCGCTCTGGAGAGGGCGAGTAGCGGAGAGGGGAGGCCACCCGGGAGACTCCCGCTGCAGTACCCCAGCCGGACATCGCACAGTCTCCTGTACAGCCCCACGGAGAGCCaggaccagagagaggaggctgccCTGGAGACTGTCGCTGCACCACCCCAGCAAGAACTGGCTTTCAAGCAGCAAGCAAAGGACGAGCTTTCCACCGCCTTAACCAGCCTGTTTGAATTCGTCAGCAATCAGAGAAGCATCATGCAGACTGCCGCTGCAGAACCCCAGCCAGAGAGTGCACAATCTCCCGTACAGTCCCTGGGGGCTGTGCGGGAGACTGTGCATTCTCTGGCTTGCTTTATTCAGAAATAGTCACTGACCACCTGCCCTGCTGCAACTTTGAACACACGCAGTACCTCACGCCATCTAACCAGGACAAGCTGAGAAATTTTCAACTCTAGTTTCAGTCCTAAAGACAGATTCTAGAgtgggcctttctgtgtggagtctgtATGGTCTCCTCGTGTCTGCATGGGTTTTCTCCGGGTGCTCCGGTTTCCTCCCACGTGTACAAAGATACGAAGGTTAGATGTGTAAGCGTGAATGTCAGTGTGGTCGACTCACAGCTACAGTGGCCCTGAGTgtccaaacacaacaacatggAAATCCGCCATTAATAACATGTTCAATCAGAACCTGATGTTGCTTTATTCAGAAATAGTCTGTAAGAGGTGAATCATTTTTGGATGCAAAGAGCAtcctaaaaataaaagaaatataagACAATATAATATATTGCACAGCTATGTCTTATGTCTCAACCTGCATAATTTCTGGTCAGGGATATTTAGAGCATTCTGGGGGTGGGGTTAGAACCAGACCCGGTACTAATCACTTTAGGAGTATCGGTAGGCACAAGGAGACTACAGGTAGCTCAGCAATGCCTATTATCTCATGGACTTCTCACTGCTAAAAAGctcattcttcttttttggaagaagaaagaagtgcCCACTGTCAAACACTGGCTCATTGAGTTAACAGAAACTCTGCATGTAGAAAGAATTAGATTTTTTCTGAGAGACAAACTCAGGGAATTTGATAAGATTTGGCATCCCTTAATCTCCTACTTGAAAGGCTAAACTAATTCAGATCCTGTATATGAACTACATTATGCGTAACATTAGGTAACACTCCAGGGAAGGGTTGAGGGTTTGAGTGGGAGGATGGGTGgatcagggttttttttttttttttcctctaacttattcatttattttctttctgtttatgtTCTGTTTCTACTTTATAATGTGaggatcatttctttttttaaatcatatgATGAGTAGTCCTCCTCACTGTTGTTCACACTGTCTGTgataaaaaggaagagaaaatgttCTTCTGGCTGCCATGTATCATGATGCCACtcttcacaataaaaatatttgaaacaaaaaaaatatataagaCAACATAGAAGTGCATTCATCCCACAGAATCAGATGAAATGCACGTTGAATAAACCAGATAAAAATACAACAGCGTGAGAATAAAGTTTTGAGTAATAATATCAATATTGAGAATATGTGGGTGGTAGAAGCATCTACTTTCTGAATTTAGGCTGGTCTCTACATCTACAGACTCCAGTTAGAGAGTGACATGGGAACAGGATCTCAGCTTCAGTTCAACTTTAGTTTGTACTTTCGAACAGTCGTATGGTTTCTGCAATCACAAATAATATTCAACATGAATCAGTATTAGATAACCATAATTATCACAGACTAGAAGGTATTAACAAGCATTTAGAATAAACTGGAAAGTACTAGCTTAGTGCTAtcgtgctaacgttagcacttTTTATTTAGTTCATCTAAAAATGTGCCAGTAGTATTTGCACATTGACAATTAACTTTTGCTGCTTGACTTCAGGGAGGAAGAATGATTATGAAATTAACATTAGCCACAGAAGGacggagcagcagcaacagatcCATGAGCGGGAGCGGGAACTGAGCTATCGttagctgagctgctggctaATAGCACCGATGTAATGTTAGCATCACCATCGTTAACTGAGCTGCTGGCTAATAGCACCGATGTAATGTTAGCGTCACCATCGttagctgagctgctggctaATAGCACCGATGTAATGTTAGCATCACCATCGTTAACTGAGCTGCTGGCTAATAGCACCGACCTAGCATCACAAGGTCCTTTTTCTGAAAGCAGATTGTTTTTCGAGTTGCCATACTGGACCATGATTGGCTGCGAACTAGTAGTGGTGTCACAAATCATGCTGGCAGGTGCACACGTTAAActcagatttaaggtgagcaaaatcaagtaaaattaaaataaaaactaagaaaaataaagtaaataaagtaaTCAAACAGTATTAATAGTGCTAGATTAAAATTTAACATTTCCGACAAtgtatgaaaactgaaaaaaaaatgtctaaagtGATCAAAGtaagcaatattgctagattaaacaacagtgttaaaaatcatGAAGATTAGCATAGGGTGGAACGCAGTCCAGAGAGGGATCATCTTCCAACTGAATCATGAACTGCCCTACAGAGTATTTGACTGGTGAagtgatcaaagctttgatgcaaGGTATACACAGATTACAACCATAAATACTGTCAGCAAAAGGAGCAAaggtgtcagtattttcagcaatgacactttccatcctccgtcagtcagccAGACTCCATTTCTCAGAGTCTTTGGTCCTTTCTTCATGCAGCAGCATTTAGGTGTGATACAACATGAGTCATCTTGTCTGGAATCTAAGTGCAACAGTCCGTACCTATAATGTGGCAGACTCCTCCTTGGCTGGCAAGCATCATATCCATTGCCATTCGGATGCCTTGGACAGTGGGGGTGAGGGCAGAAAACCCAGATGATACTAAGGCCGTCAGGTTTTCTGATTCCACTGCCAGGTTGTCGATCTTAAAGGCATTGTTTATAGTTACCAGAACtttcctcaggcttcagtgggGAGTGAGTAAAACCAGGTGGCagttctctcctccttctgcagttggacactctgcagctgctgtttgagtttctGCACCCCTGTTGTTGATTAGGCTGAGATGTGCCTTGTTGCAGGAGCAGTAGCAGGACGATGGTGGCAGTGAGCAGGAATACGCTGCAAATTCCTCTGCATCTGTCACCCCTCCAGTGCCACTGTATATTCGTTGGCGTCATCGCATCAGCGGTGGCACCTCAGCCTACCCCCGTATTCAATGTGCCTGCCTCTTCGTGAGTTTGAGAAACGTGTGGTCCTATTGTTAtccacacccctctctccctcacagacACAAGGCAGGGGAAAGCGTTGGTTCACCTACTGATGCTCCACACGCTTGATGTTGTCTCGTCCGTCAGCTCAGGAACACGTTTGCAGTGGCTGTAACGGTGCACCATTGTACCTGGAATTCCccatctgggaattatttctctgattaaagcttttgctgctgctgctgaatcctgtttagaagtgggaaaagccTTCACCCACTTgggcaaacatggtttatcattTGGCCCGTACCACActtagaaaaagagcagcctgcttctttccaagccagcctctcttcatggctggctctggcctgcaggtcctgcaaatcagctgtgggtgtcaatgGTGAGTCAACAAGGGCAAGacactgcatgttgtttttagtgttatctagctgtgctgctgctttagctgcagcatccgctctggcgttcccctgtgaaacaaaatcatcattgtttgtgtgtgcttggcatttgcagatagcgacctgttgtggaaggaggacagcattGCGAAGTGCAGCAACCATGGTGTGATGGACGATGGGTTTGCCTgtggaagttaaaaaatcccTATTGGCCCAAAGACGGTCAAAATCATGTACCACTCcccatgcatatctgctgtcagtatataTGTTAACAGTTTTCTCAGAAGCAAGtttgcatgcttctgtcagtgcaaccaattctgcagcttgtgcagaataatttgagggGATTGGCTGTGCAACAGCTGTGTCATGTAGCGTTGTAATAGCAAAGCCTGTTTGGTTTTTACCGGTTATTGAGCTTCTCCAGGCTGAACCGTCCacattgcatcttttaacagtgatATGAGGCACGTCAAGCAGAATCGTGTTATATCTGAGCCACGTtgctgttgacaggtgagaagttttccgttcaagcaaaatcatttttttttaatattttctattacattttttttttatatatttcatgtttattgctGTTTACACCAGGGATTTGAGGGAAACGATATTTCAATTCTGTTAATGTCCTGCACATATAGCAGCATTGACAATAAACTTGACTTGAAGATGAAGTCAACAATTCAAACTTCAATCATCATCTTGTAAATTACACATCTACATTTTCATGTAGTGTAGCTCACACACTGGCTTGGGACTGGTGATAACTCCACAACAGTCACTGAAAACCATATGTACCAGTCCGATTATCACTTGATCACTGCACTGATCTCCTGTGATAAAAGCCTCTCCAGCAGGCCGTCAGTCATGggctttttctgctttatggCTCCACACTGGCTTGCGTTTCTCTATAAAAGCCTGGATCCCCTCCTGTCCGTCTCTCAGAGCCAGGTTGTCTACCATCACCTTGGAGGCGGTGGCATACGCTGCATCTCGACCTTGAGCCATTTGTCTTCCgaggaaacaaaggagaggagaacacaACGTGTGAAACATTTATGTATCCACCACAATGTTTCAAAGGTTTTTTACATGAGGAAGAAGATTGAAGATTGTTATGGAAAATTCTGACATAGCTGCATCTCGGTCACAGACAGACCCACAAAGAGCGGATGTGTCGGTCCTGAACAGGTAGTTTTCTAATGTAACCTGTAATGGCATGAAATaatgcagaaagaaaataacatgCGCACTGTCTTTGGATGTAACACATACCACTTGAGGTTGTAGGCTAGTTAGCCAGACaagctaacatttgcagcttaCTTGTCAGTGCTTtaaaaggcagctggacttgcttgaggttcCAGATAACCACACTGATAGCCACAGGGGAAAGGTGAGGAGGGGTCTGTCTGACCTCTGAGGACTCACCTTTGGAAAGTGGCCTTTCCGAGCGCTACGACAGGTCGGCTGGCCTGACACACCCGCCGGGCGATGgctaatgtctcctcctccagtcGCTCCTCTGGCACCACCTTACTGACCAGACCGtgcagcaatgcatcatgggatgAGATGGGAGTTCCTGTGAACAGCATCTCCATGGCCACCTGTTAAAAACAAGGAAGCACAGGTTTACGAAATATGGCTTGAACGTCAGTTAAAAACTCACCTGAAGCAGACGAGTGAGTCTCTCTTGCCTTTAGCTCTTACCTTCCTCGGCACAGCTCTGCCGATGGCCACCGCCGGCGTCGAGCAGAACAGACCCACGTTGACGCCCGGAGTGGCGAAGGTGGACTTCTCCGACACCACGGCGACGTCACAGCTGGCGACCAGCTGACAACCAGCTGCCGTGGCAACACCATTCACCATGGCAATCACCGGAACAGGTATGTCCTGTATCAGAGTCATTATCTGAAACACAAGAGCGTGTGAGAGATTTAGCTCACCCAGATCACCACCAACATCTCTGATATACTCAGTACTTACAATAGAGTTAAATAAAATGGCCGTTCTGTCAAATTATCAGACAGATGACTATTGATAACTGATTAGTTATTGAAGCATTTTATGCAtcctgtgaaaaaaaacatttcttggTTGTGGCCTCTCAGACTGAAAAACTCTATGTATTGGTCTTTTTGTCTCCTGGTCGGACTAAATaaactgaatctgaatctgaagaCATTATCTTTgactttgttgttgtgatttttcatcattttttaccttttaaaGACTAACTGATtaataaaaaaatgtcaataCATTAAACAATAATTAAATATGAAATCAGACATATTAGAGGTGAACAGCACTCACCTCTGCACAGGTGTGAAACACCTTTGTATGATAGTCTCTGCCCTGAGCTGACGTCAGCTCCTTCAGGTCGTGtccagaggaaaacactggacctttggctgacagacacacacacacacacacacacacacacacacatattacaaGGATAAATTagcatctttctctctccatcacacacacacacacaccaaacacctACCTGATATGATAATAACTCTGAGATCTTCACTGTTCACATCAGTCAGGATGTTTTCTCTGAGGGACTCCAGCATGGACAAAGACAGCGCGTTCCTCTTCTTTGGATTGTTCAATATTATTCTCctggaagaagaaacagacGTTACATTAAGGTTTTACAGCAGCGTTTTGTGTATTTGAGCCTAAGTTTCATAACAATTTGTGCATCTGCAGCCATATCAGTGGTTCATTTTCTCATGTGGCCAAAAGGCACCAAACTTTACAGTGATTCCGTTATATCTTTATGATACTGTGCACAACAAATACAGGAGATGAAAACAATGAGAATGAACTGCAGCAGTCTCTTTAAAATCAGTGTTGAAAACTACAAATCTCTACCAGAGAAATACTTTTATCAAGTTCATCAAAGGTTTTAACACAACTTTACAATCTAACTTGTATAACCTGTTTGACCAGAGAGATTATATTCCACTTCCTTAAATGTACCACAAATTtacaccaaactccatttaaaaatATAGCAATTTAAAGCAGTAGCTTTGTTTAGTCATTTAGAAAGGTACACATCTCGTATAATgatctctctcactcactcttaTTGACACATCCCGGGTTCCGTAGGTTCTTTCCACGAAAAAAACGTTGATTTAACGGTAAACAGGGAACAGGGAAGAGCGAGGTCCAAACGCTGACATTTTAtctcaaaaacacttttttttttttacaggagtAACAGGAATAATATGTATGCCGAATTTACCTGAAGACCTTTGCACGTGCAGTGAAGTACTGAATGTCGCGCTGTAACACgctgttgtttaaaaaaagtatATTCTTGCATAAATATAGTTTCTACCGCGGAGATCCGTCAATAACAGACGACGGACACGTTTTGTCACCGCACCTGATTCCGTTGTcttgctgtctcactgtcagcGGCTCCGGTTCAGTCTGAGAGTAAAAGCGAGTCCCTGTCAACAGCGTTGTTGTCCTGCTGAGCTGAAACGCACCGACAGCTCTGCACAGCAAACTACGCGCCATGTTTACCTTCGTCTCTTCACCTTCTTGCTAACACTTCCGGGTACGACAACGTCAAAGCACGTAGGCGACGTAAGAACAAATCGAGAGCCAAGATCACAAATCCAGAGTCAGAAATTCACATGTCGATTTAATTTTAGACAGTGGTCTGTAGGAAAATTAAATGTATAAATTAAAAATAGACTTTTATGATATTTTGTCATACAGAATGAGGCACAAAATATTCCTTCCGATCGTCGGTCTTTATTGGTTTTAGAGGCAAAAGTTTCCACCCTGTACCACCGTAGAATGATAACAATGATATGAAGCTTACATATACTGAgaataaaaactgttttatcaTAGACAAACTTGATAAATGACCACAAAATAAACTCTTACATTTATTTGAAGCCTAAAGTGCTAAATATACGTATACAGGTGTCTTGTGCAGTTCTTGCAGTATCTAAAATATGTgcataaatactttttttaaaaaaaacaaatacagatggataaaatgtataaaatagaATCTATTACATCAGAATAATGAATATAAGCTCCTACATGTTGACTTGAAATATATTATCCCTTAACGCTGTACttataaatgtttttatattaacagtgAATCACATATAGTTGCATATAGGAGTTTTCACCCAACTCCACAGATCCCTTCAGAGCCTTTTCACTTCTTCTGGCTCATTTTTTTGGGTTTCACAGCCTCTAACTTTAATTCTTTGGTTCGGTCTCACCGTTTCATCATCACATTCTTCATCATCAGATTCTCTAGCTGTGCTGCTCCAGGCTTACAGAGACCTTCATCGCTGCGAACTTTATCTGGACTTCAGTCCAGGTGCTCACGTATGGAAACATCCTGTcagtgaaggtgtgtgtgaaggtgtgtatgtgtgtgtcagtgtcggCATCTGAGAACGACAGCCGTCCTCTGTCCCAGTCCAGGTGCACTCTGATCCTCTTGGGGTTCTTCATCACTGACACATCAGATCCTGTGTCCAATGGCGAGAGAACTTTGTATTCACCACCGCAGAACATCAGCCTCCACAGTCCGGACCATATGACTCCTTTCCTCTGGATCGACTCTGTTAGCACACCCAGAACGAAGGCGGTGTTGTCTCCgacctccacctcccagctgtgAGACCCAGAGTTAAAGCCCTCGGAGCCCACGGCAGAGATGAAGTGGTCGATCCTCTCCGGGTTGTCgggcagctgctgctttctctgtccGTGTGCCGCACCGGTCAGATCTTCCGACAGGATGAGGTCTGGATGAGCAGTGTTTGGATCCAGAATCACAGGA contains:
- the echdc3 gene encoding enoyl-CoA hydratase domain-containing protein 3, mitochondrial, encoding MARSLLCRAVGAFQLSRTTTLLTGTRFYSQTEPEPLTVRQQDNGIRRIILNNPKKRNALSLSMLESLRENILTDVNSEDLRVIIISAKGPVFSSGHDLKELTSAQGRDYHTKVFHTCAEIMTLIQDIPVPVIAMVNGVATAAGCQLVASCDVAVVSEKSTFATPGVNVGLFCSTPAVAIGRAVPRKVAMEMLFTGTPISSHDALLHGLVSKVVPEERLEEETLAIARRVCQASRPVVALGKATFQRQMAQGRDAAYATASKVMVDNLALRDGQEGIQAFIEKRKPVWSHKAEKAHD